A stretch of DNA from Fimbriimonadia bacterium:
GTGCTGCGTGGTCCGAGGCCTGCATGTAGAGGGACAGCGAGCGCCTGCGAAGCTCCTCGAGCAGGTCGGCACCCACGATCTCGGCTGCTTCCTTCATCCCAATGTTCTCGTCGTGACCGGTATCCGCTTTGGTGGCGGGGGTGAAGATGGGCTCCTCCAGCCGCTGAGATTCCTGGAGGCCGGCAGGCAGCGATATGCCGTGCAACTCCACGGTTCGATCGGGTCCCCCCGCCTGACGGTACTCCTTCCACAGCGAACCAGAGATGTAACCGCGCACCACGCACTCCAGCTTCACGGGCTTCGCCTTTCGAACCAGCATCGAGCGACCCGAGAGTTCGGGTCGTGGATCTCCGCCGGCTGCCCGGACTACCGCAGCAATCCGCTCGAAGTCGACACTGACCATGTGATGAGGTGTATTCAGCAGATCGAACCAAAATGCACTTAGCTGTGTGAGCACGTGTCCCTTGCACGGGATACCAGTGGGCAGAACCACGTCGAAGGCGGACAACCGGTCGGTGGCGACCATCAGCATGCTGTCCCCCAGGTCGAACATCTCACGCACTTTGCCTGTAGCGGCGGGAGCGAGACGTCCAAGCGAGATCGAAGTCACGGCTTGCATGCGAGGCATTCTACCGCGGGAAGACAGAGGGCCCGAAAGTGGCAG
This window harbors:
- a CDS encoding phosphoribosylaminoimidazolesuccinocarboxamide synthase, producing the protein MQAVTSISLGRLAPAATGKVREMFDLGDSMLMVATDRLSAFDVVLPTGIPCKGHVLTQLSAFWFDLLNTPHHMVSVDFERIAAVVRAAGGDPRPELSGRSMLVRKAKPVKLECVVRGYISGSLWKEYRQAGGPDRTVELHGISLPAGLQESQRLEEPIFTPATKADTGHDENIGMKEAAEIVGADLLEELRRRSLSLYMQASDHAARAGLILADTKFEFGTCDSELILIDEVLTPDSSRYWEAGVYRPGSSPPSFDKQYVRDYLEGLNWDKTPPGPELPEHVVQETTKKYVEAFRRLTGRELAEVNG